The DNA sequence tattttgccaattggcctggtttaccacacggagccctgctgatccgTCCGCTGATGTAACTGCACGAGGGGGCCACAACAGACTTCCCTCCGTCGCGTCATCCCTCTAAGGCCTTTCTGTTAGCCCCGTGCCGTTAGCTGCCTGAAGCCACGCAGTAGACTTGTATGATCACCCGGCTACgcatgcctttccctaacgtcaccatgccgcgtcgattgctgttctggtttgtaactattgttttatttcactgtagagcctctagcactGGTCAACACGCTTCAACTAACAATTTAGTTCCACCCCCAAACACgcagtgacatcacctggtttaaatgctaTTTTTAGAGACAATATCTCTATCATTATCACTATATGCacaggtttacccccactgtattcacatcctactatacctttgtctgtacattatgccttgaatatattctaccgtgcccagaactctgctccttttactctctgttctgaaaaAACTAGGCATCCAGTTCTGTTAGCCTTTCgtcgtacccttatcctactcctctggtgatgtagaggtcaATCGAGGCCCCGCAGTGTCTACTACCACTCCCATCCCCCagactctcatttgttgacttctgcaaccgtaaaagcctttgtttcatgcatgttaacattagaagcctcctccgtaagtttgttttattcactgccctagcacactccaccaattcagatgtcctagccatgtctgaatcctggcttcgACCACCAAAAACGTTAATTTCCATtaataacattttccgacaagatagaactgccaaaggggacgGTGTTGGAATTTACTGCAAATATAGAACTCTGCAGgttgtcttactatccaggtctgtacccaaacaatttgaacttctacttctaaaaatgaacctttccagaaacaagtctctcaccattgctgCTTGCTATAgcccaccctctgcccccagctgtgccctcgacaccatatgtgatttgattgccccccatccatcttctgagctcatgctgctaggtgacctaaactgggacatgcttaacaccccggccatcctacaatctaagcttgatgccctcaatctcacacaacatatcaatgaacctaccagataTAACCCCAAAtacgtaaacacaggcaccctcatagatatcatcctaactaactcaccctccaaatacacctctgctgttttcaaccaagatctcagcgatctctgcctcattgcctgcatccgtaatgggtctgcgagcaaacgaccacccctcatcactgtcaaacgctccctaaaacacttctgcgagcaggcctttctaatccaCCTGGCCGGGGTATGCTGGAACGATATTGGCCTCATCCcgacagtagaggatgcctggttattcttcaaaagtgccttcctcaccatcttaaaatagacatgccccgttcaaaacatgtagaaccaggaatagatatagcccttggttcactccagacctgtctgcccttgaccagcacaaaaacatcctgtggcgttcttcattagcatcgaatagccaccgtgatatgcaacttttcagggaagttaggaacctaTATACATAGGCAGTTAAGAAAGCTACGGCtagcttttttaaacagaaatttgcatcccacaatacaaactcaaaaaagttctgggacactaaagtccatggacaATAAGAGCACCTCATCCCTGCTACCCACTGCTCTGAAGCTAGGAGACACTGTTACAATCGACAAATCCACTagaattgagaatttcaataagcatttctctatggctggccatgctttccacctggctacccctaccccggtcaactgcccggcaccctccacagcaacccgcccaagcccccaccatttctccttcacccatatccagatagctaatgttctgaaagagctgcaaaacctggacccctacaaatcagccgggctagacaatctggaccctctctttctaatattatctgccgaaattgttgcaacccctattactagcctgttcaacctctcgtattgtctgagattcccaaagattggaaagctgccgcagtcatccccctcttcaaaggggaagacactctagacccaaactgctacagacctatatctatcctaccctgcatctctaaggtcttcgaaagtcaagttaacaaacagattactgaccattttgaatcacatcgtaccttctccactatgcaaactggtttcagagctggtcatgggtgcaccttagccacgctcaaggtccttaacgatatcataactgccatcaatAAGAGatattactgtgcagctgtattcatcgacctggccaaggctttcgactctgtcaatcaccacattcttattggcagactcaacagccttggtttctcgaatgattgcctcgcctggttcaccaactacttctctgatagagctcagtgtgtcaaatcggagggcctgttgtccgtacctctggcagtctctatggggctgccacagggttcaattctcgggccgactcttctctgtatacttcaatgatgtcactcttgctgctggtgattctctgatccacctttacgcagacaccattctgtattctTCTGGCCATTCTTGGGACACTcttaacctccagatgagcttcaatgccatacaactctccttccgtggcctccaactattcttaaacgcaaataaaactaaatgcatgctaatCAACCAATCATTGCTCACACCTGCccacccatccagcatcactactctggacagctctgacttagaatatgtggataattacaaatacctaggtgtctggctagactgtaaactctccttccagactcacattaagcatctccaatcaaaaattaaatctGCTTCCTCTTTcacaacaaagcttccttcactcatgctgccaaacataccctcgtaaaactgaccatcctaccgatccttgacttcggcgatgtcatctataaaatagccttcAAACACTcaactcagcaaactggatgtagtctatcacagtgccatccgttctgtcaccaaagccccatatactacccttcactgcgacctgtacgctctcgttggctggcccttgcttcatactcatcgccaaacccactggctacaggttatctacaagtctctgctaggtaatgCCCTGCCCCATCTCAGCcagctggtcaccatagcagcacccactccagcaggtatttctcactggtcacccccaaagccaattcctcctttggtcacctttccttccagttctctgctgccacttactggaacaaactacaaaaatcactgaagctggatattcccatctccctcactagttttaagaaccaactgtcagagcagctcacagatcactgcacatagcCTATCTACCTAATATCTACCTACCTcgttcccatactgtatttatttatttagctccttttgcaccacagtatctctacttgcacatccatcttttgcacatctaccattccagtgtttaattgccatattgtaattacttcaccaccatggcctatttattgtcttaactcccttatttgaaCTCACTGTatatttaaacttttatttctactgtattattgactgttttgttaattccatgtgtaactctgttgttgtgtgtgtcgaactgctatgctttatcttggccaggtcgcagttgcaaatgagaacttgttctcaactagcctacctggttaaataaaggtgaaaaaaaataataGAAATAGCTGGTGAGGGTACTTGATCTGGAGCAGGTTGAACTGGCTATAGTCCTGTGTGGTTGTCCCTCAGAGGGATGCCACATTCTCAATGAGGACCAACCGCCCTTCGGAGCACATTAGAGTCTACTGAATTCCCCTCCAGCATTGTGGACTTCAGATCATAGGTCTTTACAATGAACGTCATGGTCCTGTACTATGGTCACGCTGGCAGAAGtgaggaccagtgtgtgtgttaatcCCAATACAGCTCATCTGACTTCAAAAAAATATATGCTACCATTTTACCTTACCTGGGTGTCAAGTAACTCTGCAGAAAACATATACCCACCTGACATACAAttctctaacacacagacatgCTCATATTTCAGCTTGTAAACTTGCACAGATCGGTATGAAGAGGGTCATGTTATATCACACCTGTGGTTATACCTTGCATGGTTTGTTAAAACAGCATAATATCATAACAGGATTAATTGCACACTAAATAGTGTTCATACAAATTTAATTTAGGCATTAAACATGCCATTTTATATATTCACCCCTTCAAGTTTTTGTGGTTTTAGTCAGACTCGGCTGTGAATCCGATCTTGTAAAAATGTATACCACAGTATCTAAACATTTACCAGAGATCTAATGTAAAATAAAATGCACTGTGGTTGTAGCTATTTACAGTTGTTTGTCATGACAAACAACTTTTTTTCCTGGGAGAATAATGAGGAAGGGAACCATGTTTTATGATATGCGCACAATCTTCAGCTTTAGGCCTTAGAACTAGCATATCTCAGGTTCTAACCATCAGCCATTTATCAAGTCATTACCTGCCTTTCCCagtatattattttttttttaaatgactttcCAACTTGATCTTCTAGTTCTATTTAAAAACTCAAAAGGAACAAGGCTTCACTCAACTCCCCTTTAGTAAATCTCAAAAACAAACCACAAGATCTCCAATAAATTAATGTGGACTTTTAATTAGTATTTGTTATttttcacacacaaaaaaaaaaaattcttatTGCTAGCACAGCGATTAAAAAACTTCACCAAAACAGTCAGCAATCAGTGACACCCTAAATGCCCTTTATAATAGTATATGTGTATGCACAATTGTGGCATTTGCTACAGGTTTTCAACCTGGAAAAACACTTAGTATTAGCAGTGAAATTCACACAACATACTCAAAGATTGAGTTGAACATTTTCAGTTTTAGATTGAGTTTTTGCATTAATGCTTGTGTGAGTAAAGGGTTAGTCTTCCATAGGTAAATGATCCCTTCCAGATAGCTTGGATTCTAATCTATTTCTGTGTATTAATAATTTAGCCTTGCCCTCTGCccaccctgtctcccctgtcctcatAAAAGGACCGCTCAAGAGCCTCAGATTGTCTTTCACTATACTCCAACAATTCATATTTTTTGCAAATTACTTTTTAATTAGTTTTTGTTATTTCAAGTAGACAGCAAAGTCATTTGTGATATGAAAAATAACATTTtggcaagaggagaggaggagagaggagaggagaggagaaggcttAAGTATACCCAGTAACTGAGTTGCAGCTTTCAGAGTATTGCAGACAACATTCCCTCAGCTGGCAAATGTTCTTATTACATGTGGACTACTTAACTCAGCACGCCATCAGTTTAGGTGTTGCAGAATAGGGTAATAAACATGAAAAAGCCAAGTAACTATGAAATTATGAATGAAGATGAAAACAGTGAGTAGGCCAAAAAGTGATAATGCATTCATCTGAGCAAGGGCAATATTCAGTAAGCATAGAACATACCCTCACATTTCATAAGTTACTCATTCCAATGTCCATTATTTCCCAGGGAAAGGGGCATTCTTCTAGCCAAACACCCCCAGGATGAGAGCTTTGCCCTTCTGCTAACATGTGCAGGGCTTCGGGGAGATtgcgtcattgtcctgtttgTCCTGCTCTCCCCACAGAGAAGTCGTGTCTAGGTATAAATTAGTGGAACCCTGGAACACATTCATCTCTTTCTTGTGAGCCTGCAGAACCAGCTGTGTCAACCGGATGAATGACTAGAAGATGTAAAGAAAATATATCACCACAATTGCCTCATGTTCCCCAACATAACGTaaatatactaaacaaaaatataaaaacgcaaacacgtagtgttggtcccatttttcattAGCGGAAGTAAAATTTCAAAAcatttccatacgcacaaaaagcttatttctctcaaatattgtgcacaaatgtgtttacatccctgttagtgagcatttctcctttaccaagataattcatccacccgacagcccaggacctccacatttggcttattcacctgcgggatcatccgAGACTAGCCACCCAAAAAGCTAATGAAACTGGGGAGTATTtcagtctgtaataaagcccttttgtggggaaaactcattcagattggctgggcctggctcccaagtggttgggcctatgccctcccaggaccacccatggctgtgcccctgcccagtcatgtgaaatccatagactagggcctaatgaatgcatttcaattgacggatttccttctatgaactgtaacgcaGTAAAATTGTAGAAAGTGTTGCATGTTTCATTTCTATTTTTCTTCAATATCCAAGGTATTGACTCATTAAGGCCTGTCTCACCTCATTTATGTTGCAGTTGGTGCAGGCACTTGTCTCAAAGAATTCCATTCCATAGGTTTTTGCTAGCTGTAACAAAAGCTCATTAAGGATGGAAAATGTTCAACTGTGTATGGAAGAAAATAGTTATGGCGAAGTCAAACAGTGAGATAAAGGCCAACCTTGCTTCCTTGTTCTTTAGGAACTTTCCTCATCTGCTCCTCATCAGCCTTGTTCCCCACCAGGACTCTCTGCACCTTGTCAGGGGCGAACTGAAACAGTGTGACAGGGTTGAGAAATAGACGACCAGGCACCAGTTCAATGAGAGATGATGTAAATACTAGGTCAGTCAAAACACAGAACCCGAGAAAAGGAGAAGGGGGCACAAAAAGAATGACATGGAGAGGGCTGTGTTTTATCAGTAGGTGTTAGCCTTACCTCATCCACATCAC is a window from the Oncorhynchus keta strain PuntledgeMale-10-30-2019 chromosome 35, Oket_V2, whole genome shotgun sequence genome containing:
- the LOC118368332 gene encoding ras-related protein Rab-15-like isoform X1, coding for MAKQYDVLLRLLVLGDSGVGKTCLLCRFTDNEFNSSHISTIGVDFKMRTLQVEGIKVRVQIWDTAGQERYQTITKQYYRRAQGILLVYDITSSSSFQHILKWASDVDEFAPDKVQRVLVGNKADEEQMRKVPKEQGSKLAKTYGMEFFETSACTNCNINESFIRLTQLVLQAHKKEMNVFQGSTNLYLDTTSLWGEQDKQDNDAISPKPCTC
- the LOC118368332 gene encoding ras-related protein Rab-15-like isoform X2 codes for the protein MQGVDFKMRTLQVEGIKVRVQIWDTAGQERYQTITKQYYRRAQGILLVYDITSSSSFQHILKWASDVDEFAPDKVQRVLVGNKADEEQMRKVPKEQGSKLAKTYGMEFFETSACTNCNINESFIRLTQLVLQAHKKEMNVFQGSTNLYLDTTSLWGEQDKQDNDAISPKPCTC